The following are from one region of the Minwuia thermotolerans genome:
- a CDS encoding ABC transporter permease translates to MKRLGLWTGAGLVGLVAAAAALSLLWMPHDPSAIQVSRRFLPPSGEHWLGTDQLGRDLLSMLMAGARSSVLVALLSVGLGGSAGALLGLLASARGGLAEEAVMRTADLAFAFPALLFAIMLAAVYGPSLTNAVLAIAFINVPIFARITRAAANQVWASDYVLAARATGLTTFRITLRHVVPNVAAILLVQATIEFAIAILAEAALSYLGLGVQPPVPSWGRMLAESQTLIYLAPHLAIWPGLCIVAAVLGFNLLGDGLRDVTDPRLRRAGR, encoded by the coding sequence GTGAAACGGCTGGGCCTCTGGACAGGCGCCGGGCTGGTCGGGCTGGTGGCCGCGGCCGCGGCACTGTCGCTGCTGTGGATGCCGCACGACCCGTCGGCGATCCAGGTCTCCCGCCGCTTCCTGCCGCCGTCGGGCGAGCACTGGCTGGGCACGGACCAGCTCGGCCGCGACCTGCTCAGCATGCTGATGGCCGGGGCGCGCAGCTCGGTCCTCGTCGCCCTGCTTTCCGTGGGGCTGGGCGGCAGCGCCGGCGCGCTGCTCGGTCTGCTGGCCTCGGCCAGGGGCGGTCTCGCGGAGGAGGCGGTGATGCGCACGGCCGACCTCGCCTTCGCCTTCCCGGCCCTGCTGTTCGCCATCATGCTGGCGGCGGTCTACGGGCCGTCCCTGACCAACGCGGTGCTGGCCATCGCCTTCATCAACGTGCCCATCTTCGCGCGCATCACCCGCGCCGCGGCCAACCAGGTCTGGGCCAGCGACTACGTGCTGGCGGCGCGGGCCACGGGGCTCACCACCTTCCGCATCACCCTGCGCCACGTCGTCCCCAACGTCGCCGCCATCCTGCTGGTGCAGGCGACCATAGAATTCGCCATCGCCATCCTGGCCGAGGCGGCGCTGAGCTATCTGGGCCTCGGCGTGCAGCCGCCGGTCCCCTCATGGGGCCGGATGCTGGCCGAGTCGCAGACTCTGATCTACCTCGCGCCCCATCTCGCCATCTGGCCGGGGCTCTGCATCGTGGCCGCGGTGCTCGGCTTCAACCTGCTGGGCGACGGGCTGCGCGATGTCACCGACCCCCGGTTGCGGCGCGCCGGGCGCTAG
- a CDS encoding OmpW/AlkL family protein gives MKALINSAAALTMLAVSAALPAAPALAEAGDLLVRFRGIAVTPTGESGGVQPAFPGGSLTARTSVTPEFDFTYFVTDNIAAELILATSRHQIKGQGALAGVGNAADVWLLPPTLTLQYHFNPGGEFRPYLGAGLNYTVFYNEAANSNLVRAVGATSVDATNSLGWALQAGMDYDLGGNWVLNLDVKYINLDTNVKLTTGAGIQRTELNIDPLIIGLGLGYRFSL, from the coding sequence ATGAAGGCACTGATCAACTCCGCCGCGGCGCTGACCATGCTCGCCGTCTCCGCCGCATTGCCGGCCGCGCCGGCGCTGGCCGAAGCGGGCGACCTGCTGGTCCGCTTCCGCGGCATCGCCGTGACGCCGACCGGCGAATCCGGCGGCGTGCAGCCGGCCTTCCCCGGTGGATCGCTGACGGCCCGCACGTCCGTGACACCGGAGTTCGACTTCACCTATTTCGTCACCGACAACATCGCCGCTGAGCTGATCCTCGCAACCAGCCGCCACCAGATCAAGGGCCAGGGGGCACTGGCCGGCGTGGGCAACGCCGCCGACGTCTGGCTGCTGCCGCCGACGCTGACATTGCAGTACCATTTCAATCCGGGCGGCGAGTTCCGCCCCTATCTGGGCGCGGGTCTGAACTATACCGTCTTCTACAACGAGGCGGCGAACTCGAACCTCGTGCGCGCCGTCGGCGCGACCTCGGTCGACGCCACGAACTCGCTCGGCTGGGCGTTGCAGGCCGGAATGGACTACGACCTTGGCGGAAACTGGGTGCTGAATCTGGACGTGAAGTACATCAATCTCGACACCAATGTGAAACTGACGACCGGCGCGGGAATCCAGCGCACCGAACTGAACATCGACCCGCTGATCATCGGCCTGGGCCTGGGTTACCGCTTCTCGCTGTGA
- a CDS encoding ATP-binding protein — translation MTADSGLVERLRRERDELARELERARAGATFAEAVENSSEAIVVYDADGLLVACNQNFRDLYGYTAEEAKPGVHFAELGRIDVERGNVVVGDEFGGGEAYLQRKAEYRARLQGSFIVRLKDGRWIKTTDRPMRRGGFVSVQVDVTDIKNNEEELRLAKEQAEEANRLKSEFLANISHDLRTPLNSIIGFSDMILSEAWGPVGHEKYREYIDAIKYSGELLLGLVGDILDTARLESGRYRLDETEVDLPALSRALAATFEPVVASKDLDLAVEAAPGFPATARADERVVAQVVNNLVANACKHTGPRGRVRVQWSLRPGGRVRLTVRDNGPGMPPALVAKVGEPFLQPGAYVAQDGPRGTGLGLFICKRFAEIMGGVMEICSSPGAGTAVSVEWPLSETAERRAKSG, via the coding sequence ATGACGGCTGACAGCGGCCTCGTCGAACGGCTTCGGCGGGAGCGCGACGAACTCGCCCGCGAACTGGAGCGCGCGCGCGCCGGCGCGACGTTCGCCGAGGCCGTCGAGAACAGCTCCGAGGCGATCGTCGTCTACGACGCCGACGGCCTGCTCGTCGCCTGTAACCAGAACTTCCGCGATCTCTACGGCTATACCGCCGAGGAAGCGAAGCCCGGCGTTCATTTCGCCGAACTCGGGCGGATCGACGTGGAACGCGGCAATGTCGTGGTCGGCGACGAATTCGGCGGCGGCGAGGCCTATCTGCAGCGCAAGGCGGAGTACCGGGCCCGGCTGCAGGGCTCCTTCATCGTCCGCCTGAAGGACGGCCGCTGGATCAAGACCACGGACCGGCCCATGCGCCGCGGCGGCTTCGTCAGCGTCCAGGTGGACGTCACCGACATCAAGAACAATGAGGAGGAGCTGCGTCTCGCCAAGGAGCAGGCGGAGGAGGCCAACCGGCTGAAGTCGGAGTTCCTGGCCAATATCAGCCACGATCTCAGGACGCCGCTGAACTCCATCATCGGCTTCTCCGACATGATCCTGAGTGAGGCCTGGGGCCCCGTCGGACACGAGAAGTACCGGGAGTACATCGACGCCATCAAGTACAGCGGCGAACTGCTGCTGGGGCTGGTCGGCGACATCCTCGACACCGCCAGGCTGGAGAGCGGGCGCTACCGTCTGGACGAGACGGAGGTCGACCTGCCGGCGCTGTCGCGCGCCCTGGCGGCAACCTTCGAGCCGGTGGTGGCTTCGAAGGATCTCGACCTTGCCGTCGAGGCGGCGCCCGGCTTCCCGGCGACGGCGCGCGCCGACGAGCGGGTCGTGGCGCAGGTCGTCAACAACCTGGTCGCCAACGCCTGCAAGCACACCGGTCCGCGCGGGCGCGTGCGCGTTCAATGGTCGCTCCGCCCCGGCGGCCGAGTACGGCTGACCGTCCGCGACAACGGCCCCGGCATGCCGCCGGCCCTGGTGGCCAAGGTCGGCGAACCGTTCCTGCAGCCCGGCGCCTATGTGGCCCAGGACGGCCCCCGTGGCACGGGCCTCGGCCTGTTCATCTGCAAGCGCTTCGCGGAGATCATGGGCGGCGTCATGGAGATCTGTTCCAGCCCCGGCGCCGGCACCGCGGTCAGCGTGGAGTGGCCGCTGAGCGAGACCGCCGAAAGGCGCGCGAAGAGCGGCTGA
- a CDS encoding peroxiredoxin codes for MDPTASMQPAMPRLNEPAPDFTARTTHGERSLSDYRGRWLVLFSHPADFTPVCTTEFMAFARNHDRFKALNCDLLGLSIDSTFAHIAWVRSIEKNFGVKVQFPIIEDLSMKVAQAYGMIQPGASDTSAVRATFIIDPEGMLRAMVYYPMTNGRSIDEFLRVLEALQTSDKHGVATPENWKPGDKVIVPPPQTQEAAEKREKEGYEYVDWYFSKKDVA; via the coding sequence ATGGACCCAACCGCCTCCATGCAGCCGGCCATGCCCCGGCTGAACGAACCCGCCCCGGACTTCACGGCCAGGACCACCCATGGCGAGAGATCCCTCTCTGACTATCGCGGCCGCTGGCTCGTGCTGTTCTCGCATCCGGCCGATTTCACGCCGGTCTGCACGACCGAGTTCATGGCCTTCGCGCGGAACCATGACCGCTTCAAGGCGCTGAATTGCGACCTGCTCGGTCTTTCGATCGACAGCACCTTCGCGCACATCGCCTGGGTGCGCTCGATCGAGAAGAACTTCGGCGTCAAGGTGCAGTTCCCCATCATCGAGGACCTGTCCATGAAGGTCGCGCAGGCCTATGGCATGATCCAGCCGGGCGCGAGCGACACGTCGGCGGTCCGCGCCACCTTCATCATCGACCCCGAAGGCATGCTGCGCGCCATGGTCTACTACCCGATGACCAACGGCCGCTCCATCGACGAGTTCCTGCGCGTGCTGGAAGCCCTGCAGACCAGCGACAAGCACGGTGTCGCGACGCCGGAGAACTGGAAGCCCGGCGACAAGGTCATCGTTCCGCCGCCGCAGACCCAGGAAGCGGCGGAGAAACGCGAAAAGGAAGGCTACGAGTACGTCGACTGGTACTTCTCCAAGAAGGACGTGGCCTGA
- a CDS encoding ferritin-like domain-containing protein → MSLSPATLRAVHEALDDEYKARATYRAVIDAFGPVRPFVHIVEAEERHARALIALLRRHGAAVPDDPWPARVPAPASIDAACRAGVEAEIENEAMYARLLAQIDAPDAVRIMRRLQAASRDNHLPAFRRCLAREHDGKGPQDGKGRKVGRRHRWRGGG, encoded by the coding sequence ATGTCGCTGTCCCCGGCGACCCTCAGGGCCGTCCACGAGGCGCTGGATGACGAGTACAAGGCGCGCGCCACCTATCGCGCGGTGATCGACGCCTTCGGGCCGGTGCGTCCCTTCGTCCACATCGTCGAAGCCGAGGAACGCCATGCCCGGGCGCTGATCGCCTTGCTCCGCCGGCACGGGGCGGCGGTGCCCGATGACCCCTGGCCGGCCCGGGTCCCGGCGCCGGCCTCGATCGATGCGGCGTGCAGGGCGGGCGTGGAGGCCGAGATCGAGAACGAGGCGATGTACGCGCGTCTGCTGGCGCAGATCGACGCCCCGGATGCGGTCCGCATCATGCGCCGCCTGCAGGCGGCGTCCCGCGACAACCATCTCCCGGCCTTCCGCCGCTGTCTTGCCCGCGAGCACGACGGCAAGGGGCCGCAGGACGGCAAGGGACGGAAAGTGGGCCGGCGACACCGCTGGCGCGGCGGCGGCTGA
- a CDS encoding ZIP family metal transporter: MTGSIWVPLAASLVACAVTAAGIVAVRSFRERAERHSGYFVCFAAGVLIAVSVLHIVPKAGEMTESAPYLILGGYLLMHALDRFLTAYVCDRTDHADATLGLVPLIGIGLHSLLDGVVYAVSFTVSAFTGVLVAIGMVLHEFPEGVVTYTLLRAGGIPSRRALLLALAAAAFTTPLGVLASYPFVSRIGAPLLGGLLALSAGMLIYVGATHLLPQALREQGRYSVTALLAGVAVAIGIAISGG; encoded by the coding sequence ATGACGGGCAGTATCTGGGTTCCGCTCGCCGCCAGCCTCGTGGCCTGCGCCGTGACGGCAGCGGGCATCGTGGCGGTCCGCAGCTTCCGGGAACGCGCCGAGCGGCACAGCGGCTACTTCGTCTGTTTCGCCGCCGGGGTGCTTATCGCGGTCTCGGTCCTGCACATCGTTCCCAAGGCCGGGGAGATGACCGAGTCAGCGCCGTATCTGATCCTCGGTGGCTACCTGCTCATGCACGCCCTGGACCGTTTCCTGACCGCCTATGTCTGCGACCGCACGGACCATGCGGACGCCACCCTCGGCCTCGTGCCCCTGATCGGAATCGGCCTGCATTCCCTTCTGGACGGGGTCGTGTACGCCGTCAGTTTCACGGTCAGCGCATTTACCGGCGTTCTGGTCGCTATCGGGATGGTGCTGCACGAGTTTCCGGAGGGCGTGGTGACTTACACCCTGCTGCGGGCCGGCGGCATCCCATCGCGGCGGGCATTGCTGCTCGCGCTGGCCGCCGCGGCGTTCACCACCCCGCTCGGCGTCCTTGCCTCCTACCCCTTCGTCAGCCGCATTGGCGCCCCCCTGCTCGGCGGCCTCCTTGCCCTGTCCGCGGGCATGCTGATCTATGTGGGCGCGACGCACCTCCTGCCGCAGGCGTTGCGCGAACAGGGACGCTACAGCGTGACCGCCCTGCTCGCCGGCGTTGCCGTGGCGATCGGCATCGCCATCAGCGGAGGCTGA
- a CDS encoding cation-transporting P-type ATPase has translation MAPGSAPHATPVEAVLAAVDGHAAGLTEADATRRLQRYGANTLTEPPRRGPVLRFLAHFHNVLIYVLLGSAAITAGLGHFVDTGVILAVVIANAVIGFVQEGRAEQAMSAIRRMLAPQSSVLRDGERRSVDSAALVPGDIVLLEAGDRVPADLRLTEAAGLRIDEAILTGESVPVDKGTRPVAADAPVGDRAGMAFSGTLVAAGAGRGVVVATGGATEIGRISGMLSRVETLTTPLVGQMNAFARWLTMLILLIAAVLLVYGYFVGHLPFAELFMAVVGLSVAAIPEGLPAVLTITLAVGVQAMARRNAIVRRLPAIETLGSVSVICTDKTGTLTRNEMMVATLAGASHTYSVAGSGYAPEGRICLADADIDPAEHTRLIEFARAAALCNDAAVRRHEDGWRVEGDPMEGALKALAGKIMRQSNGDPFAGWRRSDAIPFDARHRYMAVLHHDHEGHAFIHVKGAPESVLAMCSAERAADGEDAPLDPDRWRRRIDDIAARGQRVLALAVRPVPQEHVVLNTADLDGELVLIGLVGLIDPPRPEAVDAVAECHGAGIRVKMITGDHAGTAAAIARQIGLRNPDAVLTGADIEGMNDAELAAAVADTDVFARTSPEHKLRLVTAFQSKGLTVAMTGDGVNDAPALKRADAGIAMGRKGSEAAKEASDLVLADDNFASIVAAVREGRTVYDNIKKVISWTLPTSAGESMTIVVALFLGMALPITAVQILWVNLITATTLGIALAFEPTERNTMKRPPRSRDAPLLSGELVWHIILVSVLFLAAVFGIYAYAIDSGHAPDLARTMALNTLVVLEIFHLFFIRNIYGTSLTWKAAKGTPVVWACVATVVLAQFAVTYVPPLQQVFGTRAVPLFDGMLIVAVGAVFFAVIEFEKQLRLAVRRMR, from the coding sequence ATGGCGCCCGGGTCCGCCCCCCATGCGACACCCGTCGAGGCCGTCCTTGCGGCGGTCGACGGGCACGCGGCGGGCCTCACGGAAGCCGACGCGACGCGGCGCCTGCAGCGATATGGCGCCAACACGCTGACGGAGCCGCCACGGCGAGGGCCCGTTCTCCGCTTCCTCGCCCACTTCCACAACGTACTCATCTATGTCCTGCTGGGTTCGGCGGCGATCACCGCAGGTCTCGGTCATTTCGTCGATACGGGCGTCATCCTGGCCGTCGTGATCGCCAATGCGGTGATCGGCTTCGTTCAGGAAGGTCGGGCCGAACAGGCGATGAGCGCCATTCGCCGGATGCTCGCGCCGCAGTCCTCCGTCCTTCGAGATGGCGAACGCCGCAGCGTCGACAGCGCCGCGCTGGTGCCGGGCGATATCGTGCTGCTGGAGGCGGGCGACAGGGTGCCGGCGGACTTGCGGCTGACCGAGGCGGCCGGCCTGCGGATCGACGAGGCGATCCTCACCGGCGAATCTGTTCCTGTCGACAAGGGGACCAGACCCGTCGCCGCCGATGCGCCGGTAGGCGACCGCGCCGGCATGGCCTTCAGCGGCACGCTCGTTGCCGCCGGCGCCGGCCGCGGGGTCGTGGTCGCCACGGGCGGGGCGACCGAAATCGGCCGCATCAGCGGGATGCTTTCCAGGGTCGAGACGCTGACCACGCCGCTGGTCGGGCAGATGAACGCCTTCGCCCGCTGGCTGACAATGCTGATCCTTCTGATCGCGGCCGTGCTCCTGGTCTATGGCTATTTCGTCGGCCATCTGCCATTTGCGGAACTCTTCATGGCCGTCGTCGGCCTATCCGTAGCGGCGATTCCGGAAGGGCTGCCGGCGGTGCTGACCATCACCCTGGCCGTGGGCGTGCAGGCAATGGCGCGGCGCAATGCGATCGTCCGCCGCCTGCCCGCTATCGAGACCCTCGGCTCCGTATCGGTCATCTGCACGGACAAGACGGGGACGCTCACTCGCAACGAGATGATGGTGGCGACCCTCGCGGGCGCAAGCCACACCTATTCCGTGGCCGGCAGCGGCTATGCCCCCGAAGGCAGGATCTGCCTCGCCGACGCGGACATCGACCCCGCGGAGCATACACGGCTGATCGAGTTCGCCCGCGCGGCCGCCCTCTGCAATGACGCTGCCGTGCGTCGCCATGAAGACGGCTGGCGAGTCGAGGGCGATCCGATGGAAGGCGCGCTCAAGGCGCTCGCCGGCAAGATCATGCGCCAGAGCAACGGCGATCCGTTCGCCGGCTGGCGACGCTCCGACGCCATTCCCTTCGATGCCCGGCACCGCTACATGGCCGTCCTCCACCACGACCACGAAGGACATGCCTTCATCCACGTGAAGGGGGCGCCCGAAAGCGTTCTTGCCATGTGTTCGGCCGAGCGGGCTGCGGACGGCGAGGACGCCCCCCTGGATCCGGACCGCTGGCGCAGACGGATCGACGACATCGCCGCCCGGGGCCAGCGCGTGCTCGCACTGGCCGTGCGCCCGGTGCCGCAGGAGCACGTCGTTCTGAATACGGCGGATCTCGACGGAGAACTCGTGCTGATCGGTCTGGTGGGCCTCATCGATCCCCCTCGCCCCGAAGCCGTCGATGCGGTCGCGGAGTGCCATGGCGCGGGCATACGCGTGAAGATGATCACCGGGGATCACGCGGGCACGGCGGCGGCGATCGCCCGGCAGATCGGGCTCCGGAACCCCGATGCAGTACTGACCGGCGCAGACATCGAGGGCATGAACGATGCCGAACTCGCAGCGGCCGTCGCTGACACCGATGTCTTCGCCAGGACCAGCCCGGAACACAAGTTGCGGCTCGTGACCGCATTCCAGTCGAAAGGACTGACCGTCGCCATGACCGGCGACGGCGTGAACGATGCCCCGGCGCTGAAGCGCGCGGATGCCGGCATCGCCATGGGACGCAAGGGGAGCGAGGCCGCGAAGGAAGCATCCGATCTGGTGCTCGCCGACGACAACTTCGCCTCCATCGTCGCGGCGGTCCGCGAGGGACGCACCGTCTATGACAACATCAAGAAGGTCATCAGCTGGACGCTGCCGACCAGTGCCGGGGAATCGATGACCATCGTGGTCGCGCTGTTTCTTGGCATGGCCCTGCCGATCACGGCCGTGCAGATCCTATGGGTCAATCTGATCACGGCCACGACGCTCGGGATCGCGCTCGCCTTCGAACCTACCGAGCGGAACACCATGAAACGTCCGCCCCGTTCCCGCGACGCGCCGCTGCTGAGCGGCGAACTGGTTTGGCACATCATTCTCGTCTCGGTGCTGTTCCTTGCCGCCGTCTTCGGCATCTACGCCTATGCCATCGACAGCGGGCACGCCCCGGATCTCGCGCGAACGATGGCGCTTAATACCCTCGTCGTGCTGGAAATCTTCCATCTCTTCTTCATCCGGAACATCTACGGCACGTCTCTCACCTGGAAGGCGGCGAAGGGCACGCCGGTCGTCTGGGCCTGCGTGGCGACCGTCGTCCTCGCCCAGTTCGCGGTGACCTATGTGCCGCCGCTTCAGCAGGTTTTCGGCACACGTGCCGTGCCCCTGTTCGACGGCATGCTCATCGTGGCAGTGGGCGCCGTGTTCTTTGCCGTCATCGAGTTCGAAAAACAGCTGCGACTCGCCGTGCGCCGCATGAGATGA
- a CDS encoding CorA family divalent cation transporter, translating to MREGERPDLALAAYDGDAAKAVLVADAEPRFHRFAGADVLVLRGINLNTGDRPEDMVSLRILIANGRVETLARRPVRAVEATQSYAAAHPEARAGEIVLHLIESLVARLNDNVDELSDKLDELEDRIESPGPNPEPQHLARLRRRAIWLHRFCHPQARALDDAAAAHPEWLDRAGRVRLNEQRHAMARIVADLAVLRDHSRILQERSDQELRERARRTSFALTLIAGVFLPLNLVGALFGANVGGIPFADDPLGFWYLLGSLLALVAVELALLRWLRWI from the coding sequence ATGCGCGAGGGCGAACGCCCCGACCTCGCTCTCGCGGCGTATGACGGTGATGCGGCGAAGGCGGTGCTCGTCGCCGACGCGGAGCCCCGCTTCCACCGTTTCGCCGGGGCGGACGTGCTGGTTCTCAGGGGCATCAATCTCAACACCGGCGACCGCCCCGAAGACATGGTCTCGCTGCGGATCCTGATCGCCAATGGCCGCGTCGAGACCCTGGCGCGCCGCCCCGTCCGCGCCGTCGAAGCGACCCAAAGCTATGCCGCCGCCCATCCGGAAGCGCGCGCGGGCGAGATCGTGCTGCACCTGATCGAGAGCCTCGTCGCCCGGCTGAACGACAACGTGGACGAACTCTCGGACAAGCTGGACGAACTCGAGGACCGCATCGAGTCTCCCGGTCCCAATCCGGAACCCCAGCACCTGGCGCGGCTCCGGCGGCGGGCCATCTGGCTGCACCGCTTCTGCCATCCCCAGGCGCGGGCGCTGGACGACGCCGCCGCCGCCCATCCCGAATGGCTGGACCGCGCCGGCCGTGTGCGGCTGAACGAACAGCGCCACGCCATGGCCCGGATCGTCGCCGACCTCGCGGTACTGCGCGACCACAGCCGCATCCTGCAGGAACGCTCCGATCAGGAACTCAGGGAGCGGGCCCGCCGGACCTCATTCGCACTGACCCTGATCGCGGGCGTGTTCCTGCCCCTCAACCTGGTGGGCGCGCTGTTCGGCGCCAATGTCGGCGGCATCCCCTTCGCCGACGATCCGCTGGGGTTCTGGTATCTGCTGGGCAGCCTGCTGGCGCTGGTCGCGGTGGAACTCGCGCTGCTCCGCTGGCTGCGCTGGATCTAA